The following proteins come from a genomic window of Gimesia chilikensis:
- a CDS encoding acetyl-CoA C-acetyltransferase, with the protein MSQQGEQRVAVLGAVRTPIGAFNGAFQNLSAVQLGTTAIKETLKRSHLTALQVDEVILGQVFTAGCGMNPARQAAVHAGIPYHVPATTVNMVCGSGLKSVALGMQSILCGKSRVVLAGGMESMSNTPYLLKGARSGFRMGDQQLVDSMIHDALWDAFYDCHMGITAENLAEKYEVTREDQDRYAVQSQQRYQAALEAGKFDEEIVGVSVPQRKGEPQLVSVDEHPRKETSLEAISCLRPSFKKEGGTVTAANSSGINDGAATLLIAEEAFVVEQKLQPLAWIRSFSNVGLDPQFMGMGPANAIEDLLQDAGLKLADIDLLEVNEAFAAQALAVGKKLSWDEARVNVNGGAIALGHPLGASGARVAVTLLHEMRKQQAARGIASLCIGGGMGIAMLFESA; encoded by the coding sequence ATGAGTCAGCAGGGAGAACAGCGGGTTGCCGTTCTGGGAGCCGTCCGCACACCCATTGGTGCCTTCAACGGCGCCTTTCAGAATCTGTCGGCAGTCCAGTTGGGTACGACCGCCATCAAGGAGACACTCAAGCGGAGTCACCTGACCGCACTGCAGGTGGATGAAGTCATCCTGGGGCAGGTCTTCACTGCCGGCTGCGGTATGAACCCGGCGCGACAGGCGGCCGTGCACGCGGGCATTCCCTATCATGTCCCGGCGACGACCGTGAACATGGTCTGCGGGTCCGGTCTGAAGTCGGTCGCTTTGGGAATGCAGTCCATTCTGTGTGGCAAGTCGCGTGTCGTTCTGGCGGGCGGGATGGAGAGCATGAGCAACACTCCCTATCTGTTAAAAGGGGCTCGCAGCGGATTCAGGATGGGCGATCAGCAGCTCGTCGATTCCATGATCCACGATGCCTTGTGGGATGCCTTTTATGATTGTCACATGGGGATTACCGCCGAGAACCTGGCTGAGAAATACGAGGTGACGCGGGAGGACCAGGACCGTTATGCGGTACAGAGCCAGCAACGTTACCAGGCCGCTTTGGAAGCGGGAAAGTTTGACGAGGAAATCGTGGGCGTCTCGGTGCCACAGCGCAAAGGGGAACCGCAGCTGGTTTCCGTCGACGAACACCCGCGGAAAGAGACAAGCCTGGAAGCCATCTCGTGCCTGCGTCCCTCCTTCAAAAAAGAGGGGGGGACCGTGACCGCAGCGAATTCCTCGGGGATCAACGATGGAGCCGCGACGCTGCTGATCGCGGAGGAAGCGTTTGTCGTCGAACAGAAGCTGCAACCGCTGGCCTGGATTCGCAGCTTTTCGAATGTGGGACTGGATCCACAGTTTATGGGCATGGGGCCGGCCAATGCGATTGAAGATCTGTTACAGGATGCAGGGCTGAAACTCGCGGACATCGATCTGCTGGAAGTCAATGAAGCGTTTGCGGCACAGGCACTCGCGGTGGGCAAGAAGCTGAGCTGGGATGAAGCCCGCGTGAACGTCAACGGCGGAGCGATTGCCCTGGGACATCCTCTGGGAGCCAGCGGGGCCCGCGTGGCAGTAACGCTGCTGCATGAGATGCGGAAACAGCAGGCTGCCCGCGGCATTGCCTCGCTCTGCATTGGAGGCGGAATGGGAATCGCCATGTTATTTGAGTCCGCTTGA